CAAGGCGGAGGGCGATGGCGGAGGAGCTGGCGCAGGTGGAGTCGCCGCGGCGAGCGGCGTCGGCGCAGCGAGCAGCGGCGGAGTGGGTGCCAGTGGCGGCACGGGCAACGGAGGCGGCACCGGAGGTGAAAGTCCCGACTGGCCCTCTTGCGGCAAAGAGGTCTGCGGCGCCGAAGAGTTCTGTGACTTCATGTACGACTTTTGCTCGATCCGGCCTGACCAAGGCGGAGGCCCGGACCTCTCGCGCAGCTGCAAGAAGCGCGACAGCACTTGCGATTCGGCGACGCCGGTGTGCGGCTGCGATGGCGTCACGTACGCGAGTCAGTGCGCCGCGCAACAGGCGGGCGTCGACATTGGTGGACCGGTCCCTGGCGAATCGTCAAAGTGCGCCGTGATCCTCCCTGGGCACTTCCCTTGCGGGCCGCTGTTTTGCGACGCTTCCACTTCGTACTGTCGGTACCGCTACGGCGATGCGGGGGACCGCTTCGTCGAGTGCGTCGACTGGCCACCGAACTGCGCCGGCACGTGCGCGTGCGTTCCCAAGCCGGTTCTGCAGTGCCTCACCGTTCCTGGCAACGGCGTCACCGGCGTCGTCGACTATTCCTTCATGTTCTGAGTTCTCGTGCCGGCGTTTCAGTGGGGGCCAGGCGCGGCTGCGGAGGCTCGACGCGGGTGGAAGCGGGACCTCGCGCGCGTCGCGACTGGAGTCGCGCCCCGTAACAGTGGGGGCCCCCAAAAATACGTGGCAGACTCGGGAGTCATGAAGCAGAGAAAGCTCGCGCTGGCGATTGCGATGTTGGGGCTCGGAGCGCTGCGTTGTGGTTCGGATGACAGCGCGTCGCAGCCCAAGGGCGATGCGGGGACGGGGGGAGCGGCGACGGGGGGAAGTGCGGGCACGAGCGGAAGCGCCGGAGTCGGCGGCGGTGGAGGGACGGGGGGCAGCGGCGGCGGCACCTTTCAAGACGCGCCGACGGAGAGCGTGACGTTTCAGTCGAGCATGGAGGATTTCCCGAATCCCGAGCGCGGCTTCTTCCGCAACATCGACGTGGCGAAGAACACCGACTTCACGTCGATCTCCAACGGGGGCTACACCTTGGCGCGCTCCTACATTCGCCTGGATGACTACCGAACCCAGAACCTGCCCGCGTCCTTGCTGACGGCTCTCGAGAACGGCTTCGCCGGCGCGCGCAAGGCGGGCATCAAAGTCATTCCGCGTTGCGCGTACAATTTCGGCGCGGATCCGGATGCGCCCAAGTCGTGGATCTTGACGCACATCGGCCAGCTTGCACCGGTGCTGCAGAAGAACGCGGATGTGATCGCTGCCATGGAAACGGGTTTCATCGGCGCCTGGGGCGAGTGGCATTCGTCCACCAACGGGCTGGACAACCCCGCAGACCGCAAAGAGATCGTCGAGGGGCTCCTGGCTGCGTTGCCGCCCACGCGCATGGTGATGCTGCGCACGCCCCGCTACGTGTCCGACATGTACGCGACGCCGCTGTCCCCGAGTCAGGCCTACGACCAGTCGATTCAGGCGCGCATTGGCTTGCACAACGACTGCTTTCTGTCGAACGCGACGGACGCGGGCACCTACGTTCCGGCCCCCGCGGAAGATCACAAGAAATACCTGGAGGCGTTTTCGCGCTACACGCCGGTCGGTGGCGAGACGTGCCAGGTGTCGCTGAGCGAGCATCGCACCGATTGCACGACCGCCCTGGCCGAGCTGGAGCGCTTTCACTTCTCGATGCTGAACTTGGACTTCTACAAGGGCGACATCGATCGCTGGAAGTCCGAGGGTTGCTTCGACGAGATCTCACGACGCTTTGGCTACCGCCTCGTGCTCGCAACGGCGGCGCTGCCGAAGCGTGTTCGTCCGGGTGGGCGCTTCGTGCTCCAAGTGGAGCTGTCGAACGAAGGCTTCGGCGCGCTCTACAACCCACGGCCCCTCCGCATCGTGCTCGAAGGCCAAGGACGGCGTGAAGTCGTGGACGTCAGTGACGATCCGCGGCAGTGGGCACCTGGTGTAGCGAGCAAGCTCACCGCGCACCTCGAGCTGCCCGCAGATTTGCCGGCGGGCGCCTACGAGCTCCGGCTGTGGCTGCCTGATGCGGCCGATCCGCTGCAATCGCGCCCCGAGTATTCGGTGCGCTTCGCCAACACTGCGGTGTGGGACGCGACCGCCGGCGAGAACACGCTGGGCAGCGTGGAAGTCGATGCGACCGCGCCCGGCGACGCGAACTCCGCCGCGACGAAACTGAGCGTCGTGCCCTAGCGAAGGCACGCGCTTCACCGCGGTACTGCCGACACCTCGACTCGAGACTCTCAGTCAAGCTCCCCGCTCGGCCGTTCCGCGCTGGTGTTCCGGCGTCGCGTCCAATATTCTGCCGAGATGCCCGATCCTGAAGTGAGTTCGTCGTTGGTTCCGCGTCCTCATCGGACGCACCGCCTCTGGGCGCTTGCGGTGGTGGCGATCTGCGGAGTTGGCGCTTGCGGCGGCGCAACCTTCCGCATGGTCGAAACCCCCTGGCAAGGCGACGACGCGAGCACTGCGAGGCTACAGCAAGGCGCAAAGAAGCTCGGTTGCAGCGCGTCAGCGCCTGACTCGAGCGGCGAGATCGAGATCCGCTGTCCGGAAGGCGCACCCGACGAGGAACGCGACGCAGGCAGCATTCGCATCGGCCCGGCGAGTGACGGCGCGTTGGTGGCCATGTGCAACGACGGCTTGGCCGAAGGCTGCTCCGCAGTGCTCGAGCGCATGTGGAAGGCGGGTGGTTGAGTGATCGCGAGTCGCTTCCGGAGCATCGCGCTGCTGTGCGTGATGGTCGTTGCGCTGCTGGCCTGCAAGGGCTCGAAGCCGACCTGCAAAGCGTCGCTCACCTGGGAAGGCAAGAGCTTCGAGGGCACGGGCAAGGGCGACCCCGAAGCCAAGGAGAGCGTGTGCCTGGGCTGGTGCGCGCACCATGACCCCGAGATCGACTCGAAGTACACGGCGTGGAAGAGCACGCCAAAGGGTCAGGCTTCGAAGGATAGCCGCTTCGGCGACATCTACTCCTGGATGCCGGGAGGCAAAGCGATGCTGCTCGCGTGCAAGGAGCGCTGCCAGCGGCACATCAACTCCGACCCGAGTGCGGTGAAAGTGAGCTGTCCATGAAACGAACTTGGCTCGCAGCTGTCGTGGTGTTCGGTGGAATCGCGCTGCAGTGCAGCAGTTCGGACGACGAGGGCTCGCGCCCGAAGTCCGACGCGGGCTTGGGAGGAAACGGAGCCACCGGCGGCAGCGCGGGCAGCAGCGGCGGTTCGAGCGGCAGCGGCGGCAGTTCGGGCATGGCCAGCGGAGGCAGCGCGGGCACGACCGACGCGAGTGTCGATCCCTGCGTGAGCGCGTTGTTC
This genomic stretch from Polyangiaceae bacterium harbors:
- a CDS encoding DUF4832 domain-containing protein, which gives rise to MKQRKLALAIAMLGLGALRCGSDDSASQPKGDAGTGGAATGGSAGTSGSAGVGGGGGTGGSGGGTFQDAPTESVTFQSSMEDFPNPERGFFRNIDVAKNTDFTSISNGGYTLARSYIRLDDYRTQNLPASLLTALENGFAGARKAGIKVIPRCAYNFGADPDAPKSWILTHIGQLAPVLQKNADVIAAMETGFIGAWGEWHSSTNGLDNPADRKEIVEGLLAALPPTRMVMLRTPRYVSDMYATPLSPSQAYDQSIQARIGLHNDCFLSNATDAGTYVPAPAEDHKKYLEAFSRYTPVGGETCQVSLSEHRTDCTTALAELERFHFSMLNLDFYKGDIDRWKSEGCFDEISRRFGYRLVLATAALPKRVRPGGRFVLQVELSNEGFGALYNPRPLRIVLEGQGRREVVDVSDDPRQWAPGVASKLTAHLELPADLPAGAYELRLWLPDAADPLQSRPEYSVRFANTAVWDATAGENTLGSVEVDATAPGDANSAATKLSVVP